Genomic segment of Myxococcus stipitatus:
AGAGCTACGCAGCCTCGCGAAGGAAGCCCAGACCCCAGGCTCGAAGCTCCACGAGCTGCTGACTCAGGGCAAGTGAGGCCGCAGGGAAGTCCACCATGTCGACTCGATACTTCAGGCTTGAGGAAGAGGTGCTGGCTGGGAACTGGTATCTGGGGACTCCCCTGGATGCGCATGGCGAGGAATTGGAGGACATGAGGGAGTTCTCGTCGGGCGAACCCGTGCATGCGCGGAGCGGCATGATGATTCCCATCAGTGAGTCCGGGCGTCGGCGTGATTTCAACATGGCGGGCGCCGGTAGGACCCCTGTCGTCCACATCAAGGTCGCCACCCTCTTCGCGGAGCTGGCGCCTGATGATGTGCAACTCATCCCGGTCGACATCAAAGGCTGCCCGGATGAGTACCAGATTCTCGTGGCCACCCGGCGCATCCGCTGCATCGATGACCAGGCCTCGGAAGAGATACTGCGCTGGAAGCCCGAGGACGAACGGCCGGACAAGTTCGGCATGTACCGCGGCGTCTACGGCATGCGCATCGACAAGTCGAAAGTGGGCGACGCCAAGGTGTTCCGCACCTGGGGTTGGACCGTCGCCCTCATCGTCTCCGAGGACATCAAGAACGCCATGGAGCGCGCCCGGGTGACGGGCGCGGAGTTCGAAGAGGTCTGACCCCCCTCACAGCTTCGCGACGATGGCGCGGGCGAGCCGGCGCGGTGCTTCCGCGTCCAGTGACAGGAACAGCGACGGCTCGGTGACCTCCACCTCCTGCAACCGCGTGACGCCCGTGTTGTCCGTGGCCACGTCCACGCGCGCGTACAGCAGCGGCCGGTCGATGGCCTCCAGCACGCGCTCGGTGAGCTTCATCTCCTCGCTGTTGTCCGGAGTGAAGACCGTGGGCTTCGCGAAGCCCCGGGGCGCGGACTGGAGCGTCGGAGGCCGGCGCACCGCGTGGCTGAACGCCCCGTCGATGAAGATGTAGCTGCGCTCACCCTCCGTCTCGAACGCCTTGAGATACGGCTGCACCATCAGCTCGCAGCTCGCCGTCAGGTCCGTCACGAGCGACGTCGCCGAGGCCGCCTCCGCTCGCGGGATGATGTACGTCTTCAGCGCGCCCGCCGACACCGCCGGCTTGAGCACCAGCGCCTCCCAGCCGAACGACTGCATCAGCGCTTCCAGGTCCAGCCCGCCGCCCTTCTCCACCCAGACCGTCGGCGTCACGGGTACCCCCTTCGCCTCCAGCTCACGCAGGTACAACTTGTGCGTGTTCCAGCGCAGCACCTCCGCGGAGTTGAAGAGCTTCGTGATCCGGCCCACCTTCTCCGCCCATGCGACGAACGTGTCCCGCCGCAGATGGCTGTCCCAGACCGTGCGCACCACCGCGGCCTTCACCTCGCGGAAGTCCACCGCCGGGTCGTCCCAGATGACAGGCCGCGCGTCGACCCCCAGCTCCGCGAGCGCAGGCAACAGCGGCGCGTCGTACGCGTCGAGCTGAGGCAGACCGGAGTAGGTGAGAATCGCGACGTCCATGGTGTGGCTCCTGATGAGGCGTGCGAGCCCTAGTTATCGCGAAGCCTCCACCCGCGCAGGAGTTTCGAGCCCCCTCTCCTCGAGTGGCCGCAAGCCAGCCCGGTTGTCCGAGCGGCCGACGCTCCCTCACACCAACAGTGCTGGCGTCAGGCCGAGCGCCGCGCGGATGCCTCGGGAGCGGACGGCTGCTCCCGCGACTCCTGCGCCTGCCCCTGCTGGGCCCGCTCCTGTGCCTCGCGCAGGACCCCCGCGAGCAACGCCTGCCCCCGAGGATAGGGCGTCGCCTCGCCCTCCAGCGCGAGGAGCTGCTGCCGCAACACCGCGCCACTCGGGGTGCGCCGCTCCGGCTCCTTCGCCAGCAGCTTCATCACCACCGCGTCCAGCGCCGCGGGGACCTCGGGGTTGTAGCGCGAGGGCGGCTCCAGCTCCTTGTCCAACGTCGCCCGCAGGATGTCCTCCTGCGTGGAGCCCTGGAGCGCGCGGCGCCCCGTGAGCGCCTCGTGCAGCGTGAGCCCCAACGCGAAGAGGTCCGCGCGCCCATCGAAAGGCCGGCCCGCCGCCTGCTCCGGCGCCATGTAGCCCAGCTTCCCCCGCACGTTCCCCACCGCGGTGAGCTGCGAGCGCGCCGCATCCCGCGCGATGCCGAAGTCCGACAGCTTCACGTCCCCGAAGCGCGACACCAGGATGTTGGGCGGATTCAAGTCGCGGTGCACCAGCCGCAGCGGCTGCCCATCGGCGCCCGTGCGCCGATGCAGGTAGTCCAGCGCCGACGCCAGCTCCGCCCCCAGGAACGCCACCGCCGCCACCGGCAGCGGCCTGCGCCCCACGCCGCGCAGCAGCGCGCTCAGCGGCATCCCCTCCACGAACTCCATCGCCAGGAAGTACGTCCCACCATGCCGCCCCAGGTCGAACACCTGGACGATGTTGGGGTGGTTGAGCGACGAGCACAGCTCCGCCTCCCGGCGGAACATCGTCACGAACTCGTCGTCGTCCGCGACGGACGGGAGGATGCGTTTGAGCGCCACCTGCTTCTGGAAGCCACCCTCCGGGCAGTACGTGGCCCGGTACACCTCCGCCATGCCGCCCGCGCCCACGCGCTCGTGCAGCACGTACTTCCCCATCACCTCCTGCTCGCGCAGCGCGGACAGCGCGCCCTTCGTGAGCTTCATGAAGTGCCGCGCCATCGTGGCCGTGAAGATTCCCGCCGCCACGAAGAAGAACGAGCGGATGGCGATGAAGCGCGGCGTCAGCGTGAGGAGCGCCGACTCCGGCAACAGCGGCAGCACGGCGAAGAAGTAGATGGCCAGGTACTCCGTCGCGACCAGGATGCCCGCCGCCAGCGCCAGCCGGGGGTTGCTCCGGAGCGCCGCCAGCGTAATCAGCGTGGGCCAGATGACCAGCGTGGGCGCCGTCAGCGCGTAGATGGGCCCCTGGAAGCGCAGGTCCACCGCGAGCACCACCGCGGGGATGCTGACCTCGATGGCCACGTTGAACCAGGGGATGACCGGGTGGAACACCCCCGCGCTCAGCACCCGCCACAGCGCGAAGTAGTAGATCGCCAGCGCCGCGGCCAACCCCATGAGCGCCTGCGTCAAACCCCACCCGAGCGATGAGCCCAGCGACGCCGCCACCAGGACCGACGCCCCGCAAAGCCCCGCCATGAAGCGCGCCACGGACCGCTCCTGGGCCTGGGCGTCGCGTCGGAGGTGTCCATCCAGGAAGCGGGAAACGGGGCTCGTCAGGGTGTGGGCCGTCATCGCGGGTCGCACTCTACAGAAAGGTGGGAGCCAGACGCTTGGCGCACCCCGCCGAGCCCACGGGTGTGCCCATGGGGCCTTCGCGACTGCCCCGGGATTCGTCGCGAGGACCCCTGGGGTCGCCTGTCGCTGAAATGTTTCACGGGATACTCTCCGCGCGTGTCGTAGGACGTGCCGCTTCACCCCTGGCCGGAGTCTCCGGGAGACCCACGAGATGCGAAAGTCCCCTCGCTTATGGTTGGCCGCGCTTGGCGCGGTGCTGTTGGTACAAATCGGTTGCTCGGATGACGACGGCAGGTGCGTTGGTGAGAAGTGTGACCCCCCTGTCACGGCGGCGTGTGGAAACAACGCGCTGGAGGAGGGGGAGCAGTGTGACGACGGCAACCAGGTGGGGGGGGACGGCTGCGAGGCGGACTGCTCGACGACGCCCGTGCCGGAGAAGCCCGTCTGTGGCAACGGGAAGGTGGAGGACGTCGAGGTCTGTGACGACGGCAACACCGTGGACGGCGACGGCTGTCAGGCGGACTGCTCGCTGACGGTGACTCGCTGCGCGGCGGCGGAGGCGCCTCCCCTCGCGGATGGCGCGACGTGCGCGGTGACGAAGTCCGGCAATGGCGCGCGGCTCATCACCGGCCTGGTGCTGATGGAGAAGGAGACGCTCGCGGGCGGGCAGGTGCTCGTGAACGCGCAGGGCGTCATCACCTGTTCGTCGTGTGACTGCTCCACGGCCGAGGGCGCCGCCGAGGCCACCCACGTGTCGTGCCCGACGGGTGTCATCTCCCCGGGCCTCATCAACGCGCATGACCACGTCAACTACCGGTCGCCGCCGCTCGCCTCGTCGGATGAGCGCTACGAGCAGCGCCTGGATTGGCACCATGGCCTGCGCAACCACACGGAGCTCAACAACAGCAGCGCGGCGGGCGTGGATGCGGTGAGCTTCGCGGAGCTGCGCCACCTGATGGCGGGCACCACGTCCATCGCGGGCGCGGGGTCGGGCGGCTCCGCGGGTCTCCTGCGCAACCTGGACATCGTGCTGGTGAGCCGGCAGGAGGGCCCGGACCTGTGGCCCGTCGTCTCCAGCCTCTACCCGCTGGGCGACACGGAGACGGACACCTATGCGGAGGGCTGTGGCTATTCCTTCCTGCCGAGGACGTCGAGCCTGCCTCGCTACGCCGCGTACCTGCCGCACATCGCCGAGGGCATCAACAAGGAGGCCTTCAACGAGTTCCGCTGTGTGTCGGCGGGCGCCAACGACGTGCTGATGGCGCGCACGGCGCTGGTGCAGGGCATCGCGCTGACGGCGCGGGAGATCGGGCTGATGGCGGACCGGGGCACGGGCCTCGTGTGGACGCCGCGCTCCAACATCGCGCTGTATGGCGACACGGCCATGCTGCCCGCGTTCAAGCGCATGGGCGTGAGCGTGGCGCTGAGCACGGAGTGGCTCCAGTCCGGCTCCATGAACATGCTGCGCGAGCTGAAGTGCGCGGACTCGCTCAACTCGACGTACTTCTTCCGGGCCTACAGCGACCAGGAGCTCTGGCGCATGACGACGGCCAACGCGGCGGAGGCGCTGAACGCGCAGAGCCGCCTGGGCCGCATCGCCCCGGGGATGCTGGGGGACCTGGCGGTCTTCTCGCTGCGCACGTTCGCGAAGTCCCCGCACCGCGCGGTCATCACCGCCGAGCCGGCGGACGTCGTGCTGTCGATGCGCGGCGGCAAGGCGCTCTACGGTGACAGGACGCTGGTGGAGGCCCTCAAGGGAACCTCGGAGGCCTGCGACACCGTGGACGTGTGCGGCAAGCCCAAGTCGGCCTGCCTCCAGTCGGAGCTGGGCAAGGCGCTGGCGGCGCTGCAGGCGGCCAACGCCACCGCGTATCCGCTGTTCGCCTGTGGTGTCCCGGAAGGGGAGCCCGTGTGCTTGCCCCAGCGCATCGCGAACGAGCCGAAGTGGCCCGCGTCCGTGACGGGCTCCAATGTCTACTCGGGCGAGACCCGCGCGGATGACCGGGATGGCGACGGGCTCAAGGGCCGCGCCGACAACTGCCCGTTCGTCTTCAACCCCATCCGTCCCATGGATGGTGGCAAGCAGGCCGACTCGGATGGCGACGGCGTGGGCGACGCGTGCGACGTGTGCCCGCTGGCGGCGAACTCCACCTCGTGCACGCCGAAGGTCGTGGGCGATGACGACCACGACGGCATCCCGACGTGGCAGGACAACTGCCCGTTCACGGCCAACGCCGACCAGGCGGACCGGGACGGCGACGGCAAGGGCGATGTGTGCGACGCGTGCGACGTGGCGAACCCCGGCAACCTGGGCTGCCCCTCCACCATCCACGCGCTGAAGACGCCCGATGGCGACCGCCTGCCTCTGGAGGGCAAGGAGGTGGCGCTCACCGACGCCATCGTCACGGGCGTGGTGAAGGGCACGTCGACGAACGAGGGCTACTGGCTCCAGGTGCATCCGCTGCCGTCGGGGACGAGCGTGGAGCACTCGGGCATCTACGTGTACTCGCCCAAGGCGGACCTGGCGGTGGGTGACCGGGTGGACATCACCACGGGCGTGCTGACCGTCTACAACGGCCTGCCGGAGTTGATCGACGTGAAGTACGCCAAGCGCAGCAGCAAGAACGCGCTGCCCGCGCCGGTGGTGGTCACCTCGGCGGATGTCCGCACGGGGGGGCCTCGGGCCGCGGCGCTGGAGGGGGTGCTGGTGGAGGTGCGCGACGTGGTCGTCAACACCGCCGTGGACCGGTTCGTCCAGTTCCTGGTCAACGAGAGCGGTGACGCGGGGCAGCCGTCGCTGATGGTGGACGACGCCGCGTACTCGTATGACCCGCCGGTGGTGGGCACGCGCTACGGCTCGCTGCGCGGCGTGCTGACGTACAACTTCAGCGACTCCAAGGTCGTGCCCCGCAGCCTCGCGGACCTGGCGCCGCCGCTGCCGACGCTGACGGGCTTCGGGCCCGGCGGGTACGTCCGCATGGGCGGCACCAGCCCCGTCAGCACCTTCCCGCAGGCCCTGACGCTGACGCTGTCGGGTCCGTACACGGAGGCGCTGGAGGT
This window contains:
- a CDS encoding imm11 family protein encodes the protein MSTRYFRLEEEVLAGNWYLGTPLDAHGEELEDMREFSSGEPVHARSGMMIPISESGRRRDFNMAGAGRTPVVHIKVATLFAELAPDDVQLIPVDIKGCPDEYQILVATRRIRCIDDQASEEILRWKPEDERPDKFGMYRGVYGMRIDKSKVGDAKVFRTWGWTVALIVSEDIKNAMERARVTGAEFEEV
- a CDS encoding serine/threonine-protein kinase, whose product is MTAHTLTSPVSRFLDGHLRRDAQAQERSVARFMAGLCGASVLVAASLGSSLGWGLTQALMGLAAALAIYYFALWRVLSAGVFHPVIPWFNVAIEVSIPAVVLAVDLRFQGPIYALTAPTLVIWPTLITLAALRSNPRLALAAGILVATEYLAIYFFAVLPLLPESALLTLTPRFIAIRSFFFVAAGIFTATMARHFMKLTKGALSALREQEVMGKYVLHERVGAGGMAEVYRATYCPEGGFQKQVALKRILPSVADDDEFVTMFRREAELCSSLNHPNIVQVFDLGRHGGTYFLAMEFVEGMPLSALLRGVGRRPLPVAAVAFLGAELASALDYLHRRTGADGQPLRLVHRDLNPPNILVSRFGDVKLSDFGIARDAARSQLTAVGNVRGKLGYMAPEQAAGRPFDGRADLFALGLTLHEALTGRRALQGSTQEDILRATLDKELEPPSRYNPEVPAALDAVVMKLLAKEPERRTPSGAVLRQQLLALEGEATPYPRGQALLAGVLREAQERAQQGQAQESREQPSAPEASARRSA
- a CDS encoding lamin tail domain-containing protein, which codes for MRKSPRLWLAALGAVLLVQIGCSDDDGRCVGEKCDPPVTAACGNNALEEGEQCDDGNQVGGDGCEADCSTTPVPEKPVCGNGKVEDVEVCDDGNTVDGDGCQADCSLTVTRCAAAEAPPLADGATCAVTKSGNGARLITGLVLMEKETLAGGQVLVNAQGVITCSSCDCSTAEGAAEATHVSCPTGVISPGLINAHDHVNYRSPPLASSDERYEQRLDWHHGLRNHTELNNSSAAGVDAVSFAELRHLMAGTTSIAGAGSGGSAGLLRNLDIVLVSRQEGPDLWPVVSSLYPLGDTETDTYAEGCGYSFLPRTSSLPRYAAYLPHIAEGINKEAFNEFRCVSAGANDVLMARTALVQGIALTAREIGLMADRGTGLVWTPRSNIALYGDTAMLPAFKRMGVSVALSTEWLQSGSMNMLRELKCADSLNSTYFFRAYSDQELWRMTTANAAEALNAQSRLGRIAPGMLGDLAVFSLRTFAKSPHRAVITAEPADVVLSMRGGKALYGDRTLVEALKGTSEACDTVDVCGKPKSACLQSELGKALAALQAANATAYPLFACGVPEGEPVCLPQRIANEPKWPASVTGSNVYSGETRADDRDGDGLKGRADNCPFVFNPIRPMDGGKQADSDGDGVGDACDVCPLAANSTSCTPKVVGDDDHDGIPTWQDNCPFTANADQADRDGDGKGDVCDACDVANPGNLGCPSTIHALKTPDGDRLPLEGKEVALTDAIVTGVVKGTSTNEGYWLQVHPLPSGTSVEHSGIYVYSPKADLAVGDRVDITTGVLTVYNGLPELIDVKYAKRSSKNALPAPVVVTSADVRTGGPRAAALEGVLVEVRDVVVNTAVDRFVQFLVNESGDAGQPSLMVDDAAYSYDPPVVGTRYGSLRGVLTYNFSDSKVVPRSLADLAPPLPTLTGFGPGGYVRMGGTSPVSTFPQALTLTLSGPYTEALEVFITSSNSSALRVPNGVVTVPKGQSSVEVKVEPLASAANVTLTATLRATSLQSSFRVLGAAEEPAVVGVTPSDVTVVPGGTVSFTVELDRPAPANASVALSVNPTTGFGTLTPANGVLPVALNATQASFSLTVDEAAVGPTGTVSAGIGSSSATATVTLDLTAPRLATLTPDAPVTVGYGQTQEFRVTMSSAPTEDVSVTLAATPGTGVTHFGTVPATVTVPAGATEATFLFTADALGDGTGTVSASLLGVRRSTDVTVTPPPPKLASISPERRTVYFGATQAFTMTLDRKAPAGGVVIALELAPATGLGTLPTATVTVPEGATQVQVQFTAGTTASTGTLSATYAGVTKVAEITTEERPATGHLVVNEFDYDPVGTDSSVLREFVEIYNPTSAPVSLSGVYIVLINGNGAQPTSYDKYDLTDLQVLEPGEYLVLGHPNVLESIGNQTGVKVVELPVGKSIQNGGAPVGDAIAIYDSVQNILMDSVSYTGSVSSATIQWEGGAPRGPFNFVEGPRSPTGLADANAQGSLGRKADSSDTNDNVDDFRFSPTLTPGRQNILP